The DNA segment ATTGCACCAAAACAAACTACAAATAAGGAGTGATATTGATGCCAAAAGTTAAAACACATAGGGGTGCAGCAAAAAGATTTAAAGTTACAAAGACGGGAAAAATAAAGAGGTCAAAGGCCTATAAAAGTCATATATTAACCAAAAAAACTTCCAAGAGAAAAAGGCACTTGAGAAAACCTGCAATTTTAAGCAAAGCAGATCACAAGAGAATAAAACAGGTAATACCTTACATGTAATGAACGCTAAAGGAGGATAAGTATGGCACGGGTTAAAAAAGGAGTTACTGCTCGTAAAAAACATAAAAAAGTTATCAAGCTTGCAAAAGGATATAGAGGATCAAAAAGCAAATTATTCAGACCGGCAAATCAAGCTGTCCTCAAAGCTCAATCTCATGCTTACAGAGGAAGAAAACTTAAGAAGAGGGATTTTAGAAAGCTGTGGATTGCTAGAATTAATGCAGCAGCCAGATCTAACGGCATATCCTATAGTAAGTTTATTAACGGGCTTAAAAAAGCCGGTGTACAGATTAATCGCAAAATGTTATCAGAAATGGCGATAAATGATGCTAACGGTTTTACACAATTAGTAGATATCGCTAAGGCAAACAGTAAATAAAAAGCGGCTTCGGTCGCTTTTTGGACTTTTCGGAGGCGGTTGAAATCAAGATACTGCATTTCGGGTTAAGAAAGTTAAAACCTACTCAAATACTTGTATTCGGTTTTGCTGCTTTAATACTTGTTGGAGGTATTCTTTTAAATCTTCCTTCAGCTTCAAAGAGCGGTCAGAGCATAGGTTTTCTAAATGCTTTATTTACTTCCACATCTGCCGTATGTGTTACAGGTTTGGTGGTTGTTGATACACAAACTCAATTTTCCACATTTGGTCAGATAGTTATAATGTGCCTAATTCAAATGGGTGGTCTAGGAATAATGACAATGGCTACCTTGATTTTTTTGCTGCTAGGGAAAAAAATAACACTCCGCGAGCGCATTGTAATGCAGGAAGCTTTAAATCAATCTACATTATCGGGCCTTGTAAAATTAACGCGGCATATACTGCTTACAACATTTATTTTTGAGGGAATAGGTGCAATACTTTTATCTATACGATTTACACAGATATATGGTATAAGCAAAGGGATTTACTATGGAGTGTTTCATGCAGTTTCGGCATTTAACAATGCGGGTTTTGACCTTATAGGAGGATTTAAAAACTTTACCCCTTTTGTAGAAGACCCAATAATAAATGGTGTAATAATGGGGCTAATAATATTTGGCGGGCTTGGATTTACTGTAATTCATGATCTCCTACTAAAGAGAAATTTCAAACATCTTTCCCTACATTCTAAAGTTGTTATTACGATGACGTTACTATTATTGGTTTCAGGCTTTATCACCTTTTATTGCTTAGAGTATTCTAACCTTAAAACATTGGGCAATCTTTCTCCAACCGGAAAAATTTTAGCTGCGGCATTTCAATCAGTAACGGCAAGAACGGCAGGTTTTAATACACTCAATCTTTCGGACTTGACAATGCCGTCAAAATATTTCACGATATTTTTAATGTTTATAGGAGCATCACCTGCTTCTACCGGAGGAGGTATAAAAACATCTACATTTGCAATAATCATCATGATGATTTACACTATACTTGCTTCCAAAGAAGATGTTGAGATTTATCAAAGGCGTGTACCTATGGATAATATATTTAAGGCTGTGGTTATTGGAGTAATAGCTTTATTATTAGTATTTACAAGCTCATTTTTGCTGACTATTACTGAAAAAGCAGACTTTCTATCAATTCTTTTTGAAACGACTTCAGCTTTTGGGACAGTTGGCTTAACCTTAGGAATTACTACCGAACTTACAAGTATTGGTAAAATAATAATAATTTTAACGATGTTTGCAGGACGAGTAGGACCGCTTACCCTTGCCATGGCTCTCGGCAGCCGAATAAACAAGGCTATGATAAGATTTCCGGAAGAAAGAATTCTGGTTGGATAAGATGCGGAGGCGATTGTATTGAAACAATTTGTTGTTATAGGGTTGGGCAGGTTTGGATTAAGTTTAGCTGAGACATTGTATGACTTAGGCCACGATGTACTTGGAATTGACATTGATGAGGAAATAGTTCAAAATGTAGCTGACAGTATCACACATGCTGTTAAAGCTGATGCAACGGACGAAAATGCATTAAGGGCATTGGGTGTTAGAAATTTTGATGTGGCAGTGGTGAGCATAGGAAATGATATTCAGGCTAGTATACTGGTTACACTGATATTAAAAGAAATGGGCATTAAATATGTAGTAGCAAAGGCACAGAATGAGCTGCATGGAAAAGTGTTATATAAAATAGGTGCAGACAGGATAGTTTTTCCTGAAAGGGATATGGGTATCAGAGTAGCACATAATTTAACCCTCTCTAATATTCTTGATTATATAGAGCTTTCGCCTGAGTATTCTATTATAGAGATAAGTGCTATATCGTCTTGGTTTAATAAGAGCCTTAGTCAGCTCAATATGAGACGCAAGTATGGCTTAAATGTTATTGCTATAAAACGCGATGGCGATGTAATCATATCACCTAATGGTGATGATGTCATTTTAAAAGGCGATGTGCTTGCAGTAGTCGGGCAAAAACACGATATTGAAAACATGGAAAAGCATTTATGATGTATATGATATGGAAGCATCTCATAATGGCTGGGTGTCGGTAAAAAAATGATAAAACAACTTTCTAAAAAGCAACAAAAACTAGTTAAAGATTTAATAAAATCCAAGAAAGCCAGAATGAAAAATCGCTGTTTTATTGTTGAGGGTTTAAAAAACGTAGCTGAATCTATAAAATCAAATTATGAAGTTAGGTTTGTTGTCATATCTGATGATTTTTTTAAATCAAATATTGGTTTCATTAAAATATTAAGCAAGCAGGTTTGCCCAAACCGATTATATCAAGTAAGAGACAATCTATTTAACGAATTGACTGATACGGTCACACCTCAAGGCATCATGGCAGTTATAAATTTCAAGGATACAAATATCGAAGATGTACAAAAAGAAAATTTCCTGATGATTGCGCTGGATCGAATACAGGACCCGGGCAATATGGGGACGATAATAAGAACAGCTGATGCTGCCGGTGCCGATGCAATTGTTATTGGACAAAAATGTGTAGATATATATAATCCTAAGGTTGTACGCTCTGCTATGGGCTCCCTATTTCATGTACCAATAATTCAAACTGACGATTTGATAAAAACGCTCATTGAATTAAAAGAAAAAGGCGGGAAAGTAGTAACAACACATTTGAAGGCTAAAAAGCCTTATTATGATGTAAATTACATGGCTTGTACCATAATAGTTATGGGCTCTGAGGATGAAGGGGTTTCAAAAGAAATAGTTCGTATTTCCGATGAACTGGTTAAAATTCCAATGCCAGGCAGCGCTGAGTCTTTAAATGTCGCCATAGCCCATGGAATTATGGTTTTTGAAGCGGTAAAACAAAGGATTAAGCCTGTACCCACAGCTTGTAAATAGTTTTATGCTGTGCTATAATATGTGTGTGTAAACCTTAGGAAAGGGTGGAGCACAGTGCCTATAGCCGAATTTTTTTGGAATATTTTTGAGGTTACCGGGTCTATTACGGCTTATCTTATTTATAGAGAATTGCTAATGTCATGAAATGCTATGAAGGAGAGAGTAAGTGCGAGGATCCTTTTAGGGAGCGAAGGTCAAAGACTGTAAGCCTTTGCAGGGAGAATCCGCCGAAGTTCGCTCTGAAGCAGGGAGATCGAAGCCTAATAGGTAGTAAATCTCCCCGGTTTTCGCCGTTACGGAATTTGTGAGAGTTTGTATTTCAAACTAAAAAAGGGTGGTACCACGGAAGGAAACTTTCGTCCCTAGCTGGACGGAAGTTTTTTTGTTATTTAATTTTATACAGGAGGTTAGTCAACTTGAAAGAAGATTTAATGCACTTAAAAGAAAAGGCCTTAGAAATTTTATCCAAGTCTGATAATATCGATGAATTAAATGAGCTAAGAGTGAAGATATTGGGTAAAAAGGGTGAACTTACTCAGATACTCAGAGATATGGCTAAATTAACTCCGGAAGAAAGGCCGATTATCGGTAAATTAGCAAATGAAGTAAAGGCAGACTTAGAGCAAAAGATTTCTGAGAAAATGCAGCAACTAAGGAAAACTTTAAAAGATAGTAAAATGCAACAGGAATTTATTGATGTGACTATTCCCACAAAAGTTTCCTTAGGCAGCAGGCATCCGCTTACCTTGATAATGGATGAAATCAGAGACATATTTATAGGCTTGGGATATCAAGTAGCGGAAGGACCGGAGATTGAACTTGATTACTATAATTTTGAGGCTTTAAATACACCGCCGGATCACCCGGCCAGAGACGTTCAGGATACTTTTTATATAACCGATGAAATCTTGCTTAGAACCCAGACATCACCGGTTCAAATAAGAACTATGGAAAAACAACAACCGCCGTTGAAGATTATTGCGCCTGGCAGGGTTTTTAGATCTGATGCTGTAGATGCCACACATTCTCCTATGTTTCATCAGGTGGAGGGTCTTGCCATAGGTGAAGGCTTTACCATGGGCGATCTTAAAGGGACCCTTGTTGCTTTTGTACATGAGATGTTTGGCCATGATCGAAAATCCCGATTTCGTCCTCATTTTTTCCCTTTTACAGAGCCCAGTGCTGAAATGGATATATCATGCATAGCCTGTCAGGGGAAAGGCTGCCGTGTATGCTCTTATACCGGTTGGCTGGAAATACTCGGTTGTGGCATGGTGCATCCTAATGTTCTCTGCAATGTGGGCCACGACCCTGAAAAAATAAACGGCTTTGCCTTTGGCATGGGTGTAGAAAGAATAGCTATGCTTAAATATGGCATAAATGATTTAAGACTTTTTTATGAAAATGACCTGCGATTTTTAAAGCAGTTTTAAGGGAGGAGTTCAAATGCTGGTACCAATTAGCTGGTTAAAAGATTTTGTTGATATAAATGAAAAACCTGAAGAACTTTCAAAAAGACTTACTATGTCTGGTTCGAACGTTGAGGGCATCGAGTATTGGGGAACAGATATTAAGAATATAGTTATTGGCGAAATTCAAACAGTCCAAAAACATCCGGATGCCGATAAACTAGTAATAGTATATGTAAATACAGGGGAAGAAACCATTCAAATTGTAACGGGAGCTACAAACATAAAAGCAGGGGATAAAGTTCCTGTAGCCCTGCATGGTTCGACCATAACAGGCGGTAAAAAGATTAGAACATCTAAACTTCGTGGCATAGAATCGGCTGGAATGCTGTGTTCGGCAGAAGAATTAGGATTAGACGATCATGGCTTGCCTAAAGAGATGCAAAATGGAATATTAATATTACCCGAAGATGCTCCGGTAGGGAAGGATATTAAAGACTATCTTAATTTAGAGGATGTAGTTATCGATTTTGAAATAACTCCCAACCGCCCTGATTGCTTAAGCATTGTAGGTGTAGCCCGTGAAACGGCAGCGACCTTCAAATCTAATTTTAGGATACCTGAGATAAACTTAAAAGAAGAAGCTGAAGACTGTGTTAAAGATAATGTGAATATAAACATAGAAGCCGAAGATTTGTGCAACAGGTATGTAGCCCGCTTGGTGAAAGACATTGTTATAGAACCATCACCTTTGTGGATGCAGCGACGACTTCAAACCTGTGGTGTTCGTTCTATAAACAATATTGTAGATATTACAAACTATGTAATGCTGGAAATGGGACAGCCACTTCATGCTTTTGATTATGATAAAGTCGAAGGACATTCGATTATTGTTCGTCGTGGGAAGACATCTGAAAAAATAGAAACACTGGATGGCAATATTCGCGAAATAAACGAGAGTATGTTGCTAATTACAGATGGTAAAAAACCTCTGGGCATTGCCGGAGTAATGGGCGGAGCCGATTCTGAAATAACTTCGTCAACCAAGTGTGTACTTATAGAATCAGCTAATTTCTTTGGCCCTAATATACGCAGAACATCAAAGCAGCTGGGGCTGAGGTCGGAATCGTCTATGAGGTTTGAAAAAGGCATTGACCCAAATATTTGTTTGCAAGCTGCCGATAGGGCTTGTGAGCTTATAGAACAGCTCGGAGCCGGAAAAGTTTTAAAGGGATACATTGATGTTTTTCCCGGGAAAACCGCTCCAAAAGAAATACCTTTTAATCCGGATAAAATAAATAGTGTGCTCGGAACAGATATTCCTACAAATGAAATGGTAGATATATTAAACCGCTTGGAAATTACGGTTAATTCCACGGCAGATGGTATGAAGGTAATTGTTCCTACTTTCAGGTCAGATCTTGTAGAGGAAGCAGATATAATTGAGGAAATCGGGAGAATGTATGGTTACGACAGGCTACCTATTACTTTACCAACAGGTAATGTAACACATGGTAAATTAAGTGATCATCAGAAATATATAAATGAGATAAAGGATGTATTAGTGTATAATGGGTATTCTGAAATATACACATATTCTTTTATAAGTCCAAAAGTTTTTGACAACATAAATGCACCGCAAAACAGTTCGCTAAGGCAGGCTATCACGCTTTTAAACCCCCTGGGAGAAGAACATAGCATAATGAGAACTACGCTTATGCCAAATATACTTGATGTTATAAGTTTTAACTTGAACCACAAAGTAGATGAACTAAGATTTTTCGAAATTGGTGCTGCTTATTTACCTAAAGAATTGCCGCTTAAGGAGCTGCCTTATGAAAATAAGCGAATTGCTATCGGCTTATGTGATGACTCGATGGATTTTTATGATTTAAAAAGAGTAATAGAAACGCTATTTAAAAAGTTGCGGATTAAAAACTATAATTTCCTTCAAGAACAGCATTTTGCTTTCCATACGAGCAGATGCGCTAAAATTGTATTGGGTAATGATGTAATCGGATTTGCAGGAGAAATAAACCCTGATGTATTGGAGAATTACGAAATAAGTAAAAGAGTTTATATAGCAGAATTAGATCTTGATATAATATTAAGTAATGCCTCCGGTAAAGTAGGATTTGAACCACTACCTAAATTTCCAACTTCTGATCGTGATCTAGCAATAGTAGTAAATGAAAAAGTTCTTGTAGGAGATGTAATAAATACTATAAAAGAAAGTGCAGGCAATCTCTTGGAAAGAGTAGAACTCTTTGATATATATCAAGGGGGCCAGATAGCCAAAGGTTATAAGAGCATTGCCTTTTCACTGGTCTTTAGAGCAGAAGACAGGACTCTTACAGATACTGAAGTCAACGAAATCATTGAGAAAATAACAAAACATCTTCAAGATAAATTCAATGCTACTTTGAGAGAATAAAGGATTTCATCGGTATTTGAAGAATATTAATATTAGATGTTAAAAAACCGATAATAAATACTAAGGGTGGTTGGGATGCCTAATGAAGCTAAACCCTTAAATAGGGTTAAAGTAAATATAAATGGTGAAGATTATTATTTAAGAGGCACGGCATCTGTCGACTATATTAAAAAAGTAGCTCAATATGTTGATAGGGAGATGTTTAACCTTTCCAAAGATTACCCTAATTTGAGCCGCACCCGAATTGCAGTGCTGGCAGCTCTTAATATTACCGATGAATTGTTTAAACTAAAACAGGAATATGAAGAGTTTTTAGCAACATTTGGAGATGAAGCAAAGGATTGAACTATTATGAGAAATTTTGAAGTGGCTTTTATTTTTAATGATATTGCCAATATGCTGGAAATAAAAGGTGAAAACTTTTTTAAAATAAGAGCATATCGCAAAGCCGCTTATACAATTGAAAATCTTCCGCTGGAGATTGAAGATTTAGCAAAGCAATCTCAATTACAGGAAATCGAGGGTATTGGAAAGGCTCTGTCGGAGAAAATTTATGAAATTATTGATACAGGCACATGCCGTTATTATGAAGAACTTAAAAAGAATTTTCCGCCGGGCCTTGTTGAAATGCTTAAAATACCCGGTATGGGGGCCAAAAAAATAAAGCTCGTTTATGATTCTCTCGGCATATCCTCCATTGAAGAATTAGAAGAGGCTGCTCGCCGCCACAAACTCAGAACATTACCGGGTATTGGAGTAAAAACAGAACAGGCTATTTTAAAAGGCATACAGACCTTAAAAAATAATTCGGACAAGATTTTACTGGCAACAGCCTTGCCCATTGCCGAACGAATTTCATCTATATTATCCGGCATGACAGAAGTTACAAATGTTGAGATTAGCGGCAGTTTGCGCCGCAAAAAAGAAATGGTAAAGGACATAGATATAGTCATAGCTACTGAAAGTCCGGAGGCAATATTGAAGGATTTTTTAAGGCTTCCATATATTGCCGAAGTCCTTGACCAAGATTTGAATAAAGTAAGTGTAATGCTTAACATGGGTATCAAACTAGATTTAAGTGCTGTAAAAACCAAGGCTTTTTGCGCTGCACTGCAGTGCTTCACCGGCAGCAAAGAGCATAATACTAAACTTCAAAATATCGCTACAAATATGGGATATGAACTGAATGAGCATGGCATTTTAAAAAAAGAAAACAAAAAGGTATTTTATCCTAAAAGCGAAAAAGAGGTTTACGAAAAACTGGGAATGCCCTATATAATACCGGAGCTGAGAGAAGGGCGGGGAGAGATCGAGGCTGCTATGAAAGGTTGCCTGCCTGAGATGATAAAGCAGGAAGACATTCGCGGGGACCTTCATGTTCACAGCAACTTTAGTGATGGAGTAAGTTCTATGGAATCAATAGCCAAAAGAGCCAAAGCCCTAGGATATGAATATATAGCTATAACCGACCATTCCAAGTCCTTGAGAATAGCCGGTGGCCTTAATGAAAGCAGGTTAAAAGAGCAGATTGATATTATCAGGGATATGAATAACAAGCTTGAGGGAATACGCATTTTAGCAGGTGCCGAGGTTGATATATTAACCGATGGGACGCTGGATTTTGCAGATGATATTTTAAAGGAATTAGATATCGTTATTGCATCAATTCACAGTGGGTTTCGCCAAGACCGAAAAACTTTGACAAAACGCATTGTCAATGCTTGTCATAATCCTTATGTAAATATAATTGCACATCCTACGGGAAGAATTTTAGGCAGGAGAGCTCCCTATGATATTGATATGGACTTGGTATTTGAAGCAGCGGCTACAACCGGCACTGTACTTGAAATAAATGCTTCGCCCGATAGACTGGATTTGAATGATGTGATGGCAAAAAGGGCAAAGGAGATGGGCATAAAAATTGCCATAAATACCGATGCTCATGACAAAGAAACATTGACGGACATGAAGTATGGATTATGGGTAGCAAGGCGAGGTTGGCTTGAACCCGAAAATGTTATAAATACTTTTTCCATTGAAAAACTTTTGGACTTTTTAAAGGTGATGCAATGAACAATAAAGTCGAAACTATTTTAGAATATGATAAGATAAAGAGCATATTAATGGAA comes from the Tepidanaerobacter acetatoxydans Re1 genome and includes:
- the polX gene encoding DNA polymerase/3'-5' exonuclease PolX; its protein translation is MRNFEVAFIFNDIANMLEIKGENFFKIRAYRKAAYTIENLPLEIEDLAKQSQLQEIEGIGKALSEKIYEIIDTGTCRYYEELKKNFPPGLVEMLKIPGMGAKKIKLVYDSLGISSIEELEEAARRHKLRTLPGIGVKTEQAILKGIQTLKNNSDKILLATALPIAERISSILSGMTEVTNVEISGSLRRKKEMVKDIDIVIATESPEAILKDFLRLPYIAEVLDQDLNKVSVMLNMGIKLDLSAVKTKAFCAALQCFTGSKEHNTKLQNIATNMGYELNEHGILKKENKKVFYPKSEKEVYEKLGMPYIIPELREGRGEIEAAMKGCLPEMIKQEDIRGDLHVHSNFSDGVSSMESIAKRAKALGYEYIAITDHSKSLRIAGGLNESRLKEQIDIIRDMNNKLEGIRILAGAEVDILTDGTLDFADDILKELDIVIASIHSGFRQDRKTLTKRIVNACHNPYVNIIAHPTGRILGRRAPYDIDMDLVFEAAATTGTVLEINASPDRLDLNDVMAKRAKEMGIKIAINTDAHDKETLTDMKYGLWVARRGWLEPENVINTFSIEKLLDFLKVMQ
- a CDS encoding cell division protein ZapA, giving the protein MPNEAKPLNRVKVNINGEDYYLRGTASVDYIKKVAQYVDREMFNLSKDYPNLSRTRIAVLAALNITDELFKLKQEYEEFLATFGDEAKD
- a CDS encoding potassium channel family protein, translating into MVLKQFVVIGLGRFGLSLAETLYDLGHDVLGIDIDEEIVQNVADSITHAVKADATDENALRALGVRNFDVAVVSIGNDIQASILVTLILKEMGIKYVVAKAQNELHGKVLYKIGADRIVFPERDMGIRVAHNLTLSNILDYIELSPEYSIIEISAISSWFNKSLSQLNMRRKYGLNVIAIKRDGDVIISPNGDDVILKGDVLAVVGQKHDIENMEKHL
- a CDS encoding TrkH family potassium uptake protein, translated to MDFSEAVEIKILHFGLRKLKPTQILVFGFAALILVGGILLNLPSASKSGQSIGFLNALFTSTSAVCVTGLVVVDTQTQFSTFGQIVIMCLIQMGGLGIMTMATLIFLLLGKKITLRERIVMQEALNQSTLSGLVKLTRHILLTTFIFEGIGAILLSIRFTQIYGISKGIYYGVFHAVSAFNNAGFDLIGGFKNFTPFVEDPIINGVIMGLIIFGGLGFTVIHDLLLKRNFKHLSLHSKVVITMTLLLLVSGFITFYCLEYSNLKTLGNLSPTGKILAAAFQSVTARTAGFNTLNLSDLTMPSKYFTIFLMFIGASPASTGGGIKTSTFAIIIMMIYTILASKEDVEIYQRRVPMDNIFKAVVIGVIALLLVFTSSFLLTITEKADFLSILFETTSAFGTVGLTLGITTELTSIGKIIIILTMFAGRVGPLTLAMALGSRINKAMIRFPEERILVG
- the rlmB gene encoding 23S rRNA (guanosine(2251)-2'-O)-methyltransferase RlmB — translated: MIKQLSKKQQKLVKDLIKSKKARMKNRCFIVEGLKNVAESIKSNYEVRFVVISDDFFKSNIGFIKILSKQVCPNRLYQVRDNLFNELTDTVTPQGIMAVINFKDTNIEDVQKENFLMIALDRIQDPGNMGTIIRTADAAGADAIVIGQKCVDIYNPKVVRSAMGSLFHVPIIQTDDLIKTLIELKEKGGKVVTTHLKAKKPYYDVNYMACTIIVMGSEDEGVSKEIVRISDELVKIPMPGSAESLNVAIAHGIMVFEAVKQRIKPVPTACK
- a CDS encoding YqzL family protein, translated to MPIAEFFWNIFEVTGSITAYLIYRELLMS
- the pheS gene encoding phenylalanine--tRNA ligase subunit alpha; the encoded protein is MKEDLMHLKEKALEILSKSDNIDELNELRVKILGKKGELTQILRDMAKLTPEERPIIGKLANEVKADLEQKISEKMQQLRKTLKDSKMQQEFIDVTIPTKVSLGSRHPLTLIMDEIRDIFIGLGYQVAEGPEIELDYYNFEALNTPPDHPARDVQDTFYITDEILLRTQTSPVQIRTMEKQQPPLKIIAPGRVFRSDAVDATHSPMFHQVEGLAIGEGFTMGDLKGTLVAFVHEMFGHDRKSRFRPHFFPFTEPSAEMDISCIACQGKGCRVCSYTGWLEILGCGMVHPNVLCNVGHDPEKINGFAFGMGVERIAMLKYGINDLRLFYENDLRFLKQF
- the rplT gene encoding 50S ribosomal protein L20 — translated: MARVKKGVTARKKHKKVIKLAKGYRGSKSKLFRPANQAVLKAQSHAYRGRKLKKRDFRKLWIARINAAARSNGISYSKFINGLKKAGVQINRKMLSEMAINDANGFTQLVDIAKANSK
- the rpmI gene encoding 50S ribosomal protein L35, translating into MPKVKTHRGAAKRFKVTKTGKIKRSKAYKSHILTKKTSKRKRHLRKPAILSKADHKRIKQVIPYM
- the pheT gene encoding phenylalanine--tRNA ligase subunit beta gives rise to the protein MLVPISWLKDFVDINEKPEELSKRLTMSGSNVEGIEYWGTDIKNIVIGEIQTVQKHPDADKLVIVYVNTGEETIQIVTGATNIKAGDKVPVALHGSTITGGKKIRTSKLRGIESAGMLCSAEELGLDDHGLPKEMQNGILILPEDAPVGKDIKDYLNLEDVVIDFEITPNRPDCLSIVGVARETAATFKSNFRIPEINLKEEAEDCVKDNVNINIEAEDLCNRYVARLVKDIVIEPSPLWMQRRLQTCGVRSINNIVDITNYVMLEMGQPLHAFDYDKVEGHSIIVRRGKTSEKIETLDGNIREINESMLLITDGKKPLGIAGVMGGADSEITSSTKCVLIESANFFGPNIRRTSKQLGLRSESSMRFEKGIDPNICLQAADRACELIEQLGAGKVLKGYIDVFPGKTAPKEIPFNPDKINSVLGTDIPTNEMVDILNRLEITVNSTADGMKVIVPTFRSDLVEEADIIEEIGRMYGYDRLPITLPTGNVTHGKLSDHQKYINEIKDVLVYNGYSEIYTYSFISPKVFDNINAPQNSSLRQAITLLNPLGEEHSIMRTTLMPNILDVISFNLNHKVDELRFFEIGAAYLPKELPLKELPYENKRIAIGLCDDSMDFYDLKRVIETLFKKLRIKNYNFLQEQHFAFHTSRCAKIVLGNDVIGFAGEINPDVLENYEISKRVYIAELDLDIILSNASGKVGFEPLPKFPTSDRDLAIVVNEKVLVGDVINTIKESAGNLLERVELFDIYQGGQIAKGYKSIAFSLVFRAEDRTLTDTEVNEIIEKITKHLQDKFNATLRE